From Candidatus Omnitrophota bacterium:
TAGTTGAAAAAGGAGTTTTGACAGAGCAAAATGTTCAAGGAATAGAGTCTTTGAGTATGAACAAAATTGGTTTTTCAAAAGAACATGGAATTCATGTTGGCCTTCAGAAATTATTAGAAGGATACAACACTAATCTAAACAAAAAATTTGTTAAGGATGTTGGAGGCAAGAAAAAAATCATAGATCGGCTTATTGAAACGCACCTTTTCCCCGCAGACTATGTTTTAGAGCTTCACAAACGTTTTGGCAGGCTCGTCACACCGAAGGTGTTTTATGAGTCGTTTTTAAAATCAGAACCTGAGAAATGGCTTGAAGAGCAGTCCCGATTAGAGGAAGAAAAAAGGGTAAGGCAAAAAGAGGAGCAAAGGAAGTTAAAGGAAGCAGAAAGAGCAAGGAAGGCAGAGGAAGCAGAGGAGCAAAAGAAGCTAAGGGAAGCAGAAAGAGCAAGGAAGGCAGAGGAAGCAGAGGAGCAAAAGAAGCTAAGGGAAGCAGAAAGAGCAAGGAAGGCAGAGGAGCAAAGGAAACTTAAGGAAGGAGCGAGGGCAAAGAGGGTAAACCGTGCGCAGAGAGTTTTTAGAAAAATAATAATAAAGATTTTGCAGAAATTAGAAAAAGAAGTATCCGGGAAGCCTCGCTATGAATTTAAAGAGTTATGGCAGCTTTTTGATTTTGTTCAAAGCATAGAAGAGAATCTTGAGCTTTCAGGTAATGAAGATACTCGAAACATATTTTTAAATAAAGCTCTTGGATATATTCCAAGTGAGAAAGATGACAGAATTGAACCACATAATTTTTATAATTCAGATTATTTTGCAGAAGAACCATTTATGAGATCGATCGTAGAATATGCCATTAATGAATCTCCTTTTTTAATTGTTGATCAGGTTGATAGTGATCAAATGGATGTTTTGACCCAAGAAGTTGTTCAGCAGTATACAGGTTTCAGCAAGAGAGCCTTGGTTGTTTTGCCTGATGGAGAAGGCGCGATATTAAATGGTAATTCTGGTGTCTTAAAAGTTCGCAAAAGTCAAATGTATGAAGATATTGAGAGTTATTTGTCGAGAGCAGATATTGGCAACAATGGCAAAGGTTTTGATTTGATTATCATTCCTGAGGCAGAAAATATGAGCTTAGAGGAAGTATTATTTTTATCTCAGTTTTTTAAGAAAAATGGAAATGGCAATGGTAACGGTATAAGAAAAATTATTTTTATGACTAAGGACATAGCGGCTGAGAATGCAAGCGGTGAAAAAAGCGGGGTAGAATTTTTTAGGGAATATGGTATTTCTGGCAATATTGTAAAAAGAAGTTCTTCTTCTTTATCCAAGGAGGTAAAACAGCAAATTGGTATTCTTTTGCTTGAGTATGCAAGTACATGGCGCGGTACAGCAATTGTTGGAAAAACAGGATTTCTTTCTTTTCTAAAAGAGAAATGGGGTTGTGATTACGATCAGTTTTCAGAAATATTGGGCATTACTAAAAAACAGGCGAAGTCTTTTATTGAAAAAAAGGGTTCAGTTGGGATGAGTCCTAAAAATAGATATATTTTCTTAGAACGGTTTGGTTTTGTGGAAGATTTCGAAGATTATTTGTTAACCTCGCAAAGCCCAAAAAAGAAATAAAGCCTTTGAGCGAGGATGCCTTTAATCTCTCGATTGTGGAAAAAATAGAAATGCCAAAAGTTCTGTATAGTCAGACGGAGGATTATCCGGGAAAAGAAGACTTTTTTATGATTAACCAATCTGGACCCGATACGTATCTGCCGATCAGAGAAAGCCTCCTTTTGATTAGTCCTCAGCAAGAGACGAGTTCGTCGATATTCTTGACAGAAAAAAAGATCAATGCGCTTAGAAAGATTTTATCTAAAGAGGATTACGGCCGCTATGGAAGAATGAAATATTTCGAAGAGAGAATTTTGCCTGATTTAGAAGATATTTTTTCTGAGGTTTCTTTGTCAAAACCTGTTTTTATGGCTATTGAAAAAAAATTAACTGAACTTGCGAGAAATAATTTTTATCGGTTTGATTGGTTGATTTATGAATTACGAGAAGAAAGAAACAGATTAAAGAATATTTCTGAAAGCGAAGTTCAAAGTTTAATGGAATTGATTTTGAGCCGGACGCCTGATCCTTCTAGCGAAAAAGATTGTTATGGTCCGAAGTATTACGGGGAAGGCCCGAATGATGATTTATATATTTGGTATAGCGGCTCAACTCAAGAGGCTGTTGATCAACTCAAGAATCTTGAATATTCTTGGAATGGAAAAAGCGTTTTAGAGATTGCGCCTGGACAAGATGGAGAATTTATTAATTGGGTTAAAAGTCAAGGTGCTGATGCTATGGCATCTGATAAAAGTTTTCGCGGAACACGCTGGGCGCGTCAAAAATATGGTGTTGAGTCAAAAAGAGCGGATATTCTCAATCTTTCATTGTTAGGTGATAAAAAGTTTGATGTTATTTTTGCCGCTTCTGTTTTAAATTACGTCCTTGGAGATAATTATTTAGAAAAAGGATCAAAAGAAAAAGCAGATCAACTTATTAAAAGTTTACGGAGCGTGCTTGCCTCTGGCGGACTTTTATGTTTTGCATTTTCTGATAGAGAAGAAATGGATCAAAGGCGCTATGACAATCGTATGCCTAAGCATATTGTTGAGAGTTTTACGCAGGCAGGTTTTGAAATCATTTCGGAGTATAAAGGTGGAGAAGTTATTATTTTGAAGGATATTGGCTCTGTTGCCGATTCTATGCAGAGTGAAAAGATTTTTTCGCTGACTGCGGATGCTGTGCAGGAAAGGCCTGACGGCCAGTCACAAGCCACAAGTCGTCAGTTACAAGATACGAATGACGATATGCCAAATGCGAATGACGAACTAAAAGGTGGCATTGATTTTAATGCCCAAAGTTTTGATATTAAAACTCAGGGTGATGAGATTGATTTTGATGTTCCATTAGAGCTTCAAAATATTGATTTTAATAATATTCAAGGATTTGTGCCGGTGATTATTGATATTGTGCCGATTACAAATATATTTTTTGTTTTAGGATTAAATGAAGAAGATTTTGAGAATGATAAAACCCGTTGGTCTGAGCGCCAGGATATTGATTACGATAAGCCGAAAGAAGAAAGTTTGATTTAGAGCATAAGAAAAAAAGAAGGCGTTTGAAGAAAAAAGGTTTTTTCCCTTGCTTTTACCAACGTATTCATAGTATAAATATAATTAGTTATAATACATTTGATTTTGAAAGGGCAATATGAAGATGACAGATCAAGTATTCGGATATCAGCTACTTTTAGATTTGTATGGGTGTAAAGAAGGGGTTTGCGACGATCTTTCTTTGTGCTATCAGTTTTTAGATGATATTGTGGGAGCTTTAGGTATGGAAAAACAAGCTCCACCAAATATATTTCGAAGTGATGCTACCCGTTTTCCAGATAAGGCTGGCCTTTCAGGTTGGGCGCCTTTGATTGAAAGCTCGATTGTGATTCATACCTTGACTCCTAAGAATTATATTTCTGTTGATGTTTATTGTTGTAAATCTTTTAGTCGTCAAACGGCAATAGATATGTGTAATAAGTTCTTTGTTCCAAAAAAGATCGATGAGCAGTATATCGAGAGGGGGCTGGATTATTTTAAAACAGATACGAATTATCACACGATTACTGTTGATAAGGAGGGTGAATTTCCAAAAGTTGTTATTGAGCGAAAAGATTTAGAGGTAGGGGTTTAAAAAATTTTTTATTAATAGTTGGGGCTTTGTTCTAAGAACAAAGCCCCGTTTGTTTTTTAAAGCAAGAACATGTTAATGCGATTAAATAATTATAACGAAACTTTTTGAATGTGATATTATAATGCATTGTTAAAGCTATTAGATTTTAAAAAGGTTCCAATTAATAAAGAGATAACGCGATGACAGAATTATTTGAAAAACAATCACAGACCGCTGGTCTTCCTCCCGGCACACTAATCCACGTTGGAGAAAAGCATCACAAAAAAACAAGAATTACAGTTATTGATTATGATTCTCATAATTTAGAAGAAAAACAATTAAACTCTATTGAAGAAAGCTTTGCGTTTCGAGATAAACCCAGCATTACCTGGATCAATATTGATGGGCTTGAAGATTTATCTGTTATTGAAAAGATTGATGATCATTTTGGTATTCATCCGCTTGTTTTAGAAGATATTGTCAATACGACTCAGCGACCTAAAGTTGATGATTATGAAGATTATCTTTTTATTGTTGCTAAGATGATTTATTTTGATGAGAAAAACAAAGACCTTATTGACGAACAAGTTAGTTTTATTTTAGGCTCAAATTCTGTGATTTCTTTTCAGGAGAAGCAGGGCGATGTTTTTGATTTTATTCGTGAACGACTGCGTGCTAACAAGGGGCGTGTGCGTAAGCTAGGGTCTGATTATTTGGTATATTTGCTTTTAGATGCGTTGGTCGATCATTATTTTCTTGTTCTTGAGAAGCTTGGCGATAAAATAGAATTACTTGAAGATCGCATTTTAGAAAAACCAGATGTTCATACTCCGCAAGAGATACACCAGCTCAAAAGAAAAATTATATTCCTGCGTAAGCAAATTTGGCCTATGCGAGAAGTTTTAAGCAATCTTCAGCGCAAGGATTCAAAGCTGATTAAGAAAACTAGCTTTGTTTATCTGCGAGATGTTTATGATCATACGATTCAGGTTATTGATACAATCGAGTCTTTTCGCGATATGCTTTCTGGCCTTCATGATATTTATCTTTCTACGATTAGCAACAAAATGAATGAAATCATGAAAGTTCTTACTATTTTTGCTGCTATTTTTATTCCGCTTACTTTTATTGCTGGGATTTATGGAATGAATTTTGAATTTATGCCTGAGCTTAAATGGCCATTTGGCTATGCTTACGCGCTGGGTCTTATGCTTGTTGTGGCGCTTTCATTGTTGACTTATTTTAAACGAAATAAGTGGATTTAGACTGAAATTCCTATCCTTCTAATTTTTTCCTTTTAAAATATTAATATTAGTATAAAATAGATTTCTATGAGTTATGATATTGAGACTATAAGACACCTTGAATCAAAGTGGCAGAAATTTTGGAAAGACAACAAAGTCTTTGAAGTTAAACAAGATACAAAAAAACCAAAATATTATGTTCTTGAGATGTTTCCGTATCCATCGGGCAAAATCCATATGGGCCATGTTAGAAACTACACCATTGCTGATGTGATTGCCCGCATGAAAAAGATGCAAGGCTACAATGTGCTTCATCCAATTGGCTACGATGCTTTTGGTCAACCTGCCGAAAATGCTGCCATAAAACATAAAACTGACCCTTCCAAATGGACCTATCGTTGCATTCATGAAATGCATCAAGGTTTTGAAAAGATGGGATTTTCTTACGATTGGTCGCGTGAACTTGCTACTTGTAATCAGGATTATTATAAATGGAATCAGTGGATTTTTCTAAAGATGATGGAAAAAGGTCTTGCCTACAAAAAGGCTTCATCCGTCAATTGGTGCCCAAGTTGCGAGACAACCTTGGCTAATGAAGAGGTTATTCAGGGGCAGTGTTGGCGATGCAAGTCAGAAGTTACACAAAAAGATTTAAATCAGTGGTATTTAAAAATTACAGATTATTCTGAAAGGCTTTTAAAGGATCTTGATACGCTAAAACAATGGCCAGAGCGTGTTGTTGCCATGCAAAAGAATTGGATTGGCAAAAGCTATGGTGTTGAGATTTATTTTAAGGTTGAAAAGACAAATGAGGTTTTGCCCGTTTTTACCACGCGTCAAGATACGATTTTTGGTGCAACGTATGTTGTTTTAGCGCCTGAGCATCCGCTTGTTTCTAAGCTTATTAAAGGGATGCCACAAGAAAAAGAAGTTTTAGCGTTTTGTGAAAAAATAGCAAAGGTGAGTAAAACGGATCGCATTTCTGGCGGCCTTAAAAAAGAAGGAATTTTTACAGGGATCTATGCGATTAATCCTGTGAATAATGAAAAGGTTCCAATTTGGATTGCGGATTATGTTTTAATGGAATACGGAACTGGTGCGATTATGGCTGTGCCGACGCATGACCAGAGAGATTTTTTGTTTGCTAAAGAACATGATTTGCCAATGCGTATTGTTATTGAAGATCCGAAGCGAAAAGGTATTTTAGCCGATGAGCTGACTGAGGCGTACGAAGCCGAAGGTGTTTTGGTGAATTCTGAGCAATTCAATGGTATTAGCAATGTCGTGAGTTTAAAGAAAATTTCAGATTGGATGCAAGAAGAGAAAATTGGAAAGTCTGTTGTGCATTGGCGTTTGCGTGATTGGTTGATTTCTCGTCAGCGATATTGGGGCACACCGATTCCTGTTGTCTATTGCGAGAGCTGTGGTGTTGTGCCTGTGCCTGAAAAAGATCTTCCCGTTGTACTTCCTGAAGATATTAAAATTACAGGTGAAGGAGGAAGTCCTTTGGCTAAGAGGGATGATTTTGTAAATGTTAAGTGTCCTAAGTGTGGCAAGCCGGCTCAGCGTGAAACAGATACCATGGCTACATTTTTTGATTCGTCTTGGTACTATCTTCGTTATTGTTCAGCGCATGATGAAAATCAAGTTTTTGATAAAAATGACGCTGATTACTGGATGCCAGTTGATCAATACATTGGTGGCATTGAGCATGCGATTTTACATCTTTTGTATTCACGGTTTTTTACTAAATTCTTTAAAGATTTAGGTCTGGTAAAATTTGATGAACCTTTTACGCGTCTTCTAACACAAGGTATGGTTTTAAAAGATGGCGAGGTGATGTCTAAGTCTAAAGGAAACACGGTTGATCCTGATTCGGTGATTGAGAAATATGGAACAGATGCGTTAAGGCTTTCGATTTTATTTGCTGCTCCGCCGGAAGATCAATTGGAATGGAATGATGGCGCGATGGAAGGATCTTGGCGATTTTTGTCTCGTATCTGGAATTTAGTAGAAACAAAGTACGATTCGGTTGCAAAAGAGCAAGCGTTTAATGATAGCGATAAAGATTTAGAACGAGAACGTAATAGTGTGATTAAGAAATTTACTGAAGACATTGAAAAAGGTTTTAAATTTAATACATCAATTAGCAGCATCATGATTTTACTTAATAAAATTGATCAGCACGTTAAGGGTAAAAAAGGGGCGGATGTTGTTCAGCCTGCTGTTTTAAACAAGTCTATCGAAACAGTTGTTTTGTTATTATCTCCGATTACGCCGCATTTGTGTGAAGAGCTTTGGAATAAAATTGGCAAGAAAGATAAAACGATTAGTGAGATTGATTGGCCGACACATGATGAAAAAGCGCTTATTGTCGACGAAGTTTTGGTTGTTGCTCAGGTTAATGGTAAGTTGCGAGGAAAATTTCAAGTGCCTGTGGATGCTGATGAGGCAACCTTGAGAGACATTATTTTATCTGATGAAAAAATCAAAGAGTTTATCGCTGATAAGCCGATTAAGCGTTTTATTGTTGTTCCAAATAAAATTGTAAATATTGTAGTATAAAAGTTACAAGCGTCTTGTTACGCGTGACCTTAGTTATGTCAAAATTCTACGCTGACCTTCATATTCATTCTAAATATTCCCGTGCAACCAGCAAATCATTAGACTTTGAGGCTCTCTATCTTTGGGCGCAACTAAAAGGCCTCCAGGTTGTTGGCAGCGGAGATTTCTTGCATCCGGCGTGGTTTAAGGAAATCACAACAAAACTTGAAGAAGCTGAGCCAGGGTTTTTTAAATTAAAAGAAAAGTATGCCAAAGAAATTGATAAAGACGTTCCAAAGTCTTGTCGAGGCAAGGTGCGGTTTGTTCTTTCAGTTGAAATCTCAAGCATTTATAAAAAAATGGATAAGGTGCGAAAAATCCACAACGTGGTTCTTGCGCCTCATTTAAAATCTGCAGAAAAGATTCAAAAGAAGCTTGGGGCCATTGGAAATATTTGTTCAGATGGCCGTCCGATTCTGGGTTTAGATTCGCGCGATTTGTTAGAAATAACTTTGGAAGCTGACGACAAGGCTTTTTTAGTTCCAGCGCACATTTGGACGCCGTGGTTTGCGCTGTTAGGTTCTAAAAGTGGATTTGATCGAGTTGAAGATTGTTTTGGTGATTTGACTAAGCATGTTTTTGCTCTTGAGACAGGTTTGTCGTCTGATCCTTTGATGAATTGGCGGTTAAGCCGGCTGGATGATTATGTTTTGATTTCTAATTCAGATGCGCATTCGGCATCAAAGCTTGCGCGCGAGTCGAATATTTTTGATACAGAATTTTCTTATAATGGGATGTATAAAGCGCTTAAAGATCCAAAAGACAAAGGATTTTTAGGGACGATTGAATTTTTTCCGGAAGAAGGGAAATATCATTATGACGGACATCGGGATTGCAAGATATGTTTAACACCTAAAAAGACTATAAAAAATAAAGGATTATGTCCTGTTTGCGGAAAATCTGTGACAGTCGGTGTTATGGCGCGGGTTGAAGAACTTGCCGACCGGAAACAAGGAGAAAAAAGCAAGCGATGGCGCCCTTATCATAGTTTGATTCCGCTTGTCGAGGTTGTTGCTGAGGCTAGAGGCATGGGGCCAAATTCAAAAGCTGTTCAGAAAATCTTTCATGCGATGCTTAATGCTCTTGGCGGAGAAATTTCGATTTTGTGGGATAAACCAATTAAAGATATTCAAGTTTGTGCTGGTGATGTGGTTGCTGAAGGTGTCAGCCGTATGCGTCAAGGAAAAGTAAATATTGCACCCGGCTATGATGGAGAATATGGTGTTGTTAAGCTTTTCTCTGATGCTGAGAGAGCTAAGTTAGCCAAACAACCATCTTTGTTCTAATTTTATTCTTGTTTGATAAGATTTAATTGATCAGGTAGCGTATGTTTCATCTAACAAAAGAAGAGCGACTTGTTGTTATTTATTTTGGGGCGACCCTTATTTTGGGGAGCCTTTTTTATTATGTGTTTAAGCAAAATCCAAACCTTTGGAATTTGATTAATGTGGTCGATAGCCAGAAAATTTATCCAAAGGTAGATATTAATCGAGCCGACCGCGATCAGTTGATCAAGATTCCGCAAATTGGCCCTGCCACAGCTGATCAGATTTTGGAGCATCGCAAAAACAAGACATTTGAAACGTTAGAAGAGCTTAAAGAAATAAAAGGTATCAGCGGTTCAAAGTATAAAACTATTATTCGGTATTTAAAACCACCGCCCTGACTATGAACCCTCGTCGACCATTCTTAAGTATGGTTATTTTCCTCAGTTTCGGTATTCTTGTCGGAGAATACATAAATATTTCATTTTATATTCTAAGCTTCTTTTGTTTGATTGGATTTTCTTTAAGTTATATTTTTCTTAAACAAACAAAAGTTTCGCTTATTTTTATTTTTGCTTCATTGTTTTTGCTTGGAGCAGCACTTGTTCAAAGTGCAAAAAGCATTGGACCCGACGACATTTCAAGTATTGTTCGATTTTATCGAAAAGATTCTGTGACGATTGAGGGTATTGTTGTTTCTGATGTTCAAGAAAAAGATTTTCATGCGACAAAAAAACTTTCATTTGAGCTTGATGTTAAACGTATCAAAAGTCCTTGGGGCTGGAAAAAGAAAAGCGGAAGAATTTTAGTCCATGTGTTCGGAGAAAGAGACATTGCTTTTGGTGATTATCTTAAAATGGAAGGAAAGATTTATCCAGCATTTAATTTTAAGACAGAGAATCGATTTTCATACAAAGAATATCTTCTGAGAAAGAAGATTCGGTGTATTTTAAGTGTAAAGAAAGCGTTGCCGGTTGATGTGATCAGAAGAAATCAAGGCAATTTTTTAAAAGCATTTTCTCTTCGCTTGAAGAAGAAGTTGTCGGGTATCTTGGATGCGAACTTTACATCGAATCAATCTGGTATTATGCACGCGATTCTTTTGGGGGATCGTCAGAATATTCCTGTACATATCCGCGAGCTTTTTATTCAGACAGGAACAGCGCATATTTTAGCGATTAGCGGTCTTCATA
This genomic window contains:
- a CDS encoding methyltransferase domain-containing protein; translated protein: MEKIEMPKVLYSQTEDYPGKEDFFMINQSGPDTYLPIRESLLLISPQQETSSSIFLTEKKINALRKILSKEDYGRYGRMKYFEERILPDLEDIFSEVSLSKPVFMAIEKKLTELARNNFYRFDWLIYELREERNRLKNISESEVQSLMELILSRTPDPSSEKDCYGPKYYGEGPNDDLYIWYSGSTQEAVDQLKNLEYSWNGKSVLEIAPGQDGEFINWVKSQGADAMASDKSFRGTRWARQKYGVESKRADILNLSLLGDKKFDVIFAASVLNYVLGDNYLEKGSKEKADQLIKSLRSVLASGGLLCFAFSDREEMDQRRYDNRMPKHIVESFTQAGFEIISEYKGGEVIILKDIGSVADSMQSEKIFSLTADAVQERPDGQSQATSRQLQDTNDDMPNANDELKGGIDFNAQSFDIKTQGDEIDFDVPLELQNIDFNNIQGFVPVIIDIVPITNIFFVLGLNEEDFENDKTRWSERQDIDYDKPKEESLI
- a CDS encoding S-adenosylmethionine decarboxylase — protein: MTDQVFGYQLLLDLYGCKEGVCDDLSLCYQFLDDIVGALGMEKQAPPNIFRSDATRFPDKAGLSGWAPLIESSIVIHTLTPKNYISVDVYCCKSFSRQTAIDMCNKFFVPKKIDEQYIERGLDYFKTDTNYHTITVDKEGEFPKVVIERKDLEVGV
- the corA gene encoding magnesium/cobalt transporter CorA, translating into MTELFEKQSQTAGLPPGTLIHVGEKHHKKTRITVIDYDSHNLEEKQLNSIEESFAFRDKPSITWINIDGLEDLSVIEKIDDHFGIHPLVLEDIVNTTQRPKVDDYEDYLFIVAKMIYFDEKNKDLIDEQVSFILGSNSVISFQEKQGDVFDFIRERLRANKGRVRKLGSDYLVYLLLDALVDHYFLVLEKLGDKIELLEDRILEKPDVHTPQEIHQLKRKIIFLRKQIWPMREVLSNLQRKDSKLIKKTSFVYLRDVYDHTIQVIDTIESFRDMLSGLHDIYLSTISNKMNEIMKVLTIFAAIFIPLTFIAGIYGMNFEFMPELKWPFGYAYALGLMLVVALSLLTYFKRNKWI
- the leuS gene encoding leucine--tRNA ligase, producing the protein MSYDIETIRHLESKWQKFWKDNKVFEVKQDTKKPKYYVLEMFPYPSGKIHMGHVRNYTIADVIARMKKMQGYNVLHPIGYDAFGQPAENAAIKHKTDPSKWTYRCIHEMHQGFEKMGFSYDWSRELATCNQDYYKWNQWIFLKMMEKGLAYKKASSVNWCPSCETTLANEEVIQGQCWRCKSEVTQKDLNQWYLKITDYSERLLKDLDTLKQWPERVVAMQKNWIGKSYGVEIYFKVEKTNEVLPVFTTRQDTIFGATYVVLAPEHPLVSKLIKGMPQEKEVLAFCEKIAKVSKTDRISGGLKKEGIFTGIYAINPVNNEKVPIWIADYVLMEYGTGAIMAVPTHDQRDFLFAKEHDLPMRIVIEDPKRKGILADELTEAYEAEGVLVNSEQFNGISNVVSLKKISDWMQEEKIGKSVVHWRLRDWLISRQRYWGTPIPVVYCESCGVVPVPEKDLPVVLPEDIKITGEGGSPLAKRDDFVNVKCPKCGKPAQRETDTMATFFDSSWYYLRYCSAHDENQVFDKNDADYWMPVDQYIGGIEHAILHLLYSRFFTKFFKDLGLVKFDEPFTRLLTQGMVLKDGEVMSKSKGNTVDPDSVIEKYGTDALRLSILFAAPPEDQLEWNDGAMEGSWRFLSRIWNLVETKYDSVAKEQAFNDSDKDLERERNSVIKKFTEDIEKGFKFNTSISSIMILLNKIDQHVKGKKGADVVQPAVLNKSIETVVLLLSPITPHLCEELWNKIGKKDKTISEIDWPTHDEKALIVDEVLVVAQVNGKLRGKFQVPVDADEATLRDIILSDEKIKEFIADKPIKRFIVVPNKIVNIVV
- a CDS encoding endonuclease Q family protein, which encodes MSKFYADLHIHSKYSRATSKSLDFEALYLWAQLKGLQVVGSGDFLHPAWFKEITTKLEEAEPGFFKLKEKYAKEIDKDVPKSCRGKVRFVLSVEISSIYKKMDKVRKIHNVVLAPHLKSAEKIQKKLGAIGNICSDGRPILGLDSRDLLEITLEADDKAFLVPAHIWTPWFALLGSKSGFDRVEDCFGDLTKHVFALETGLSSDPLMNWRLSRLDDYVLISNSDAHSASKLARESNIFDTEFSYNGMYKALKDPKDKGFLGTIEFFPEEGKYHYDGHRDCKICLTPKKTIKNKGLCPVCGKSVTVGVMARVEELADRKQGEKSKRWRPYHSLIPLVEVVAEARGMGPNSKAVQKIFHAMLNALGGEISILWDKPIKDIQVCAGDVVAEGVSRMRQGKVNIAPGYDGEYGVVKLFSDAERAKLAKQPSLF
- a CDS encoding helix-hairpin-helix domain-containing protein → MFHLTKEERLVVIYFGATLILGSLFYYVFKQNPNLWNLINVVDSQKIYPKVDINRADRDQLIKIPQIGPATADQILEHRKNKTFETLEELKEIKGISGSKYKTIIRYLKPPP
- a CDS encoding ComEC/Rec2 family competence protein → MNPRRPFLSMVIFLSFGILVGEYINISFYILSFFCLIGFSLSYIFLKQTKVSLIFIFASLFLLGAALVQSAKSIGPDDISSIVRFYRKDSVTIEGIVVSDVQEKDFHATKKLSFELDVKRIKSPWGWKKKSGRILVHVFGERDIAFGDYLKMEGKIYPAFNFKTENRFSYKEYLLRKKIRCILSVKKALPVDVIRRNQGNFLKAFSLRLKKKLSGILDANFTSNQSGIMHAILLGDRQNIPVHIRELFIQTGTAHILAISGLHIGIVAFLIFLALKIIPLKRKWRYILTAAFLIFYCFLIGSRPSVVRATIMASIFLFSFVSERESDPINALCLAGFAILIMNPLYLFDAGFQLSFVSVFSILCLYPVFSKSSWMLEKLSKRRVAKFFVESLFVSLIVWIGVFGLVGYYFEIVTPITILANLFVIPCISVVIALGLSLMFTGVFVPGLNIFFAYCIKVVLSVMVAGIYLMSQIPGAYFEHFSFSFGVVVAYYMVFFGLCFFRILRENKHPRKIDKIIQL